A genomic stretch from Spongiibacter nanhainus includes:
- the zapE gene encoding cell division protein ZapE produces the protein MSTPLQRYQRDLQLPDFSRDAAQEHAVQCLQRLYDELVARPKPRSGGLLGRLFGGGQDVLEIKGLYFWGGVGRGKTYLMDTFYDTLPFDDKMRAHFHRFMQRVHRELKQLEGEKNPLTIVADRIADEARVICFDEFFVSDITDAMILAGLFERLFERGVVLVATSNIVPDELYKDGLQRARFLPAIDLINERVEVVNVDGGVDYRRRALEQAELYYHPLGEAAEESLMSSFRRLSPELGQPNQKLDIEGRQIAARFVADDVAWFDFGELCDGPRSQYDYIELAKVFHAVVLSGVPQMGAGRDDQARRFINLIDEFYDRNVKLVVSAEVALPELYSGGRLEFEFERTRSRLLEMQSEEYLGREHRA, from the coding sequence ATGTCCACACCTCTGCAACGCTATCAACGAGATTTGCAGCTACCGGATTTTAGTCGCGATGCCGCCCAGGAGCACGCGGTACAGTGCCTGCAGCGCCTGTATGACGAGCTGGTTGCTCGCCCCAAGCCTCGTTCCGGTGGACTGTTGGGACGCCTGTTCGGCGGTGGCCAGGACGTCCTCGAGATTAAAGGCCTGTATTTCTGGGGTGGCGTGGGGCGCGGCAAGACCTATCTGATGGATACCTTTTATGACACCCTGCCCTTCGATGACAAAATGCGGGCTCACTTCCATCGCTTTATGCAGCGTGTTCACCGGGAGCTCAAGCAGCTGGAGGGGGAGAAGAACCCGCTGACCATTGTCGCCGACCGCATTGCGGACGAGGCGCGGGTGATCTGCTTTGACGAATTCTTTGTCTCCGATATCACCGACGCCATGATTCTGGCCGGGCTGTTTGAGCGCCTGTTCGAGCGCGGGGTGGTGCTGGTGGCGACCTCCAATATCGTGCCGGACGAGCTGTATAAGGATGGTCTGCAGCGAGCCCGTTTTCTGCCGGCCATCGATCTGATCAATGAGCGCGTCGAAGTGGTCAATGTCGATGGCGGTGTTGACTACCGGCGCCGCGCTCTGGAGCAGGCCGAGCTTTACTACCACCCGCTGGGCGAGGCGGCCGAGGAAAGCCTGATGAGCAGCTTTCGGCGCCTGTCGCCGGAGCTGGGGCAGCCCAATCAGAAGCTGGATATAGAAGGGCGACAGATTGCGGCCCGCTTTGTCGCCGATGACGTTGCCTGGTTTGATTTTGGTGAGCTCTGTGACGGCCCCCGCAGCCAGTACGACTATATAGAGTTGGCCAAGGTCTTTCATGCCGTGGTGCTGAGCGGTGTGCCGCAGATGGGCGCGGGGCGTGACGACCAGGCGCGTCGCTTTATCAATTTGATCGATGAGTTTTACGACCGCAATGTGAAGCTGGTAGTGTCTGCCGAAGTCGCCCTGCCGGAGCTCTACTCCGGTGGTCGCCTGGAGTTTGAGTTTGAGCGCACCCGCAGCCGTTTGCTGGAGATGCAATCTGAGGAGTACCTGGGGCGGGAGCACAGGGCGTAG
- the rplM gene encoding 50S ribosomal protein L13: protein MKTFSAKPNAVTRDWFVVDAADKTLGRLASEIAHRLRGKHKPEYTPHVDTGDYIVVVNAEKIRVTGNKTTDKMYHRHTGYPGGLKSMSFEKLIEKAPERVIQGAVKGMLPRTPLGRAMFKKLKVYPGAEHPHAAQQPVELNI from the coding sequence ATGAAAACCTTTAGTGCAAAACCCAACGCAGTAACACGCGACTGGTTCGTGGTAGACGCCGCCGACAAAACATTGGGTCGTTTGGCCAGCGAGATCGCGCACAGACTGCGCGGTAAGCATAAGCCCGAGTACACGCCTCATGTCGATACCGGCGACTACATTGTTGTGGTCAACGCTGAAAAAATTCGCGTTACCGGCAACAAAACCACTGACAAAATGTACCACCGCCACACGGGTTACCCCGGCGGCCTGAAGTCAATGAGCTTTGAGAAGCTCATCGAGAAGGCTCCCGAGCGTGTAATTCAAGGCGCGGTGAAGGGCATGCTGCCCCGCACCCCACTGGGTCGCGCAATGTTCAAGAAACTGAAAGTTTACCCTGGCGCTGAGCACCCCCATGCGGCACAGCAGCCTGTTGAACTGAATATTTAA
- the rpsI gene encoding 30S ribosomal protein S9, translated as MSATQYYGTGRRKTSSARVFLTAGTGAIKVNDRDLDSYFGREVARMIVRQPLELVDMVEKFDIKITVSGGGSFGQAGAIRHGLARALMQYDESLRSDLRKAGYVTRDAREVERKKIGLRKARRRPQFSKR; from the coding sequence ATGTCAGCCACTCAATATTACGGTACCGGACGCCGCAAAACTTCCTCCGCCCGCGTATTCCTGACTGCGGGAACCGGCGCAATCAAGGTTAACGATCGCGATCTCGACAGCTACTTTGGTCGTGAGGTTGCCCGCATGATCGTTCGTCAGCCGCTGGAGCTGGTCGATATGGTTGAAAAGTTCGACATCAAAATTACCGTCAGCGGCGGTGGTAGCTTCGGTCAGGCCGGTGCTATTCGCCACGGTCTGGCGCGTGCATTGATGCAGTACGACGAAAGTCTGCGCAGCGACCTGCGCAAAGCGGGCTACGTGACCCGCGATGCTCGTGAAGTCGAGCGTAAGAAAATCGGTCTGCGCAAAGCGCGTAGAAGACCGCAGTTCTCCAAGCGTTAA
- the petA gene encoding ubiquinol-cytochrome c reductase iron-sulfur subunit — protein sequence MSSDGVNNERRRFLTAATSVVGAAGVVGVATPFVGSWNPSAKARAAGAPVKADIGKLEPGQMVVVEWRGKPVYILRRTQKQIDDLSSVNSYLKDPESTNADQPEYIEGEGRAIRPEFLVLVGLCTHLGCAPKHRPEVGVPDLGGDAWVGGFFCPCHGSRFDLAGRVYNGSPASTNLVVPPYSYEGDNVIVVGVDQGAA from the coding sequence ATGAGCAGTGACGGCGTAAATAACGAACGTCGACGTTTCCTGACGGCAGCAACATCGGTTGTTGGTGCCGCTGGGGTCGTCGGTGTGGCAACGCCCTTTGTGGGGTCGTGGAATCCCAGTGCTAAAGCCCGCGCGGCTGGCGCACCGGTGAAGGCTGATATCGGTAAGTTGGAGCCCGGCCAGATGGTGGTGGTCGAGTGGCGGGGCAAACCGGTCTACATCCTGAGACGGACCCAGAAACAGATCGACGATCTGTCTTCAGTCAATTCCTACCTGAAAGACCCCGAATCCACAAATGCAGATCAGCCCGAATATATCGAAGGCGAAGGGCGGGCCATTCGACCCGAGTTCCTGGTGTTGGTCGGTCTGTGTACACACCTGGGTTGCGCGCCCAAGCACCGCCCTGAGGTGGGTGTGCCCGACCTGGGTGGCGACGCCTGGGTAGGTGGCTTCTTTTGCCCCTGTCACGGTTCACGCTTCGATTTGGCGGGCCGGGTGTACAACGGTTCTCCCGCCTCGACCAACCTCGTCGTGCCTCCGTATTCCTACGAAGGTGACAATGTGATTGTAGTTGGCGTCGATCAGGGAGCAGCGTAA
- a CDS encoding ubiquinol-cytochrome c reductase yields MIKTLVGLRDWVDARLPIMRAWDTHMGKYYAPKNFNFWYFFGVLSLLVLVNQLLTGIWLTMSYTPSAEEAFRSVEYIMRDVEFGWIIRYMHSTGASAFFVVVYLHMFRALLYGSYKKPRELIWVFGMFIFLVLMAEAFVGYVLPWGQMSYWGAQVIISLFGAIPVVGENIVQWVRGDFLISGITLNRFFALHVVALPIVLLGLVVLHLLALHEVGSNNPDGVEIKKNKDENGIPLDGVPFHPYYTVHDLVGIAVFLFVFCAVIFFAPEMGGYFIEYANFEIANGLKTPDHIAPVWYFTPFYSVLRAVPDKLWGFIAFGASVAILFLLPWLDRSPVKSFRYKGPISRVAIVIFAASFLILGVLGVKAPTEARTLLARICSVLYFAFFLLMPFWTRWEATKPEPSRVTEGGMGFWKSIGVAVIIGLLTVLPLKAVGAESSHACGTIDCDHIETDVTDQASLQSGAQTYMNYCMGCHSLQYGRYQRVANDLNIPEDLFEQYLKFDESVKIGALMTNSMAIEDGKKWFGAAPPDLTLVARSRSPEWLYTYLRNFYSDPSRPYNVNNKVFKDVGMPHVLAELQGMPHCAPGPVHAENGGIKRDPLTGENVLYGEDGKALNPCGSFTYEPEGALSPEEYDKVVYDLVNFLEYMGEPAQADRKRIGVYVLLFIVLFGVFAYLLNREYWKDVH; encoded by the coding sequence ATGATTAAGACATTAGTTGGTTTGCGCGACTGGGTTGATGCCCGCCTGCCGATCATGCGGGCGTGGGATACCCATATGGGTAAGTACTACGCGCCGAAAAACTTCAATTTCTGGTATTTCTTTGGGGTGCTGTCCTTGCTGGTTCTGGTTAACCAGCTGTTGACCGGTATCTGGCTCACCATGAGCTACACCCCCAGTGCCGAAGAGGCATTCCGCTCTGTTGAGTACATTATGCGGGATGTGGAATTTGGCTGGATCATCCGCTATATGCACTCCACCGGCGCCTCGGCCTTCTTTGTGGTGGTGTATCTGCATATGTTCCGGGCATTGCTCTATGGCTCCTATAAAAAGCCGCGGGAGCTGATTTGGGTGTTCGGCATGTTCATCTTCCTGGTGCTGATGGCCGAAGCGTTTGTGGGCTACGTATTGCCCTGGGGCCAGATGTCCTACTGGGGTGCCCAGGTCATCATCTCCCTGTTCGGTGCGATCCCGGTAGTGGGTGAAAATATCGTGCAGTGGGTGCGCGGTGACTTCCTGATTTCCGGCATTACCCTGAACCGCTTCTTTGCCCTCCACGTGGTGGCGCTGCCCATCGTGTTGCTGGGTCTGGTGGTGCTTCACCTGTTGGCTCTGCACGAAGTGGGTTCCAACAACCCCGACGGCGTCGAGATTAAGAAGAACAAAGACGAGAACGGTATTCCGCTGGACGGTGTGCCCTTCCACCCTTACTACACCGTGCACGACCTGGTGGGTATTGCGGTCTTCCTGTTCGTATTCTGTGCAGTGATCTTCTTTGCACCGGAGATGGGCGGTTACTTTATCGAATACGCCAACTTTGAGATTGCCAACGGCCTGAAGACGCCGGATCACATCGCACCGGTATGGTATTTCACCCCGTTCTACTCGGTACTGCGGGCCGTGCCTGACAAGCTGTGGGGCTTTATCGCCTTTGGTGCATCAGTCGCCATTCTGTTCCTGCTGCCCTGGTTGGATCGCAGCCCGGTTAAGTCCTTCCGCTACAAAGGGCCGATCAGCCGTGTTGCCATTGTTATCTTTGCGGCTTCCTTCCTGATCCTGGGTGTTCTGGGTGTTAAGGCGCCGACTGAGGCTCGCACACTGCTGGCTCGTATCTGTTCTGTGCTGTACTTTGCCTTCTTCCTGTTGATGCCTTTCTGGACTCGCTGGGAAGCCACCAAGCCGGAACCCAGCCGGGTTACCGAGGGTGGTATGGGCTTCTGGAAGAGCATTGGTGTTGCGGTGATCATCGGCCTGTTGACGGTGCTACCGCTGAAGGCGGTGGGGGCGGAGTCCTCCCACGCCTGTGGCACTATTGATTGTGACCACATCGAAACCGATGTCACCGATCAGGCTTCCTTGCAGAGCGGTGCGCAGACCTATATGAACTACTGTATGGGCTGTCACTCACTGCAGTACGGTCGCTATCAGCGAGTTGCGAACGACCTGAATATTCCCGAAGACCTCTTCGAGCAGTACCTGAAGTTTGACGAGTCGGTGAAGATTGGTGCGCTGATGACCAACTCCATGGCGATTGAAGATGGCAAGAAATGGTTTGGTGCTGCGCCGCCAGACTTGACCCTGGTGGCGCGCTCGCGCAGCCCGGAGTGGTTGTATACCTATCTGCGCAACTTCTATTCCGATCCATCGCGCCCCTACAACGTCAACAACAAGGTCTTCAAAGATGTGGGTATGCCTCACGTGTTGGCCGAGTTGCAGGGTATGCCACATTGTGCGCCGGGTCCGGTACACGCCGAAAATGGCGGTATCAAGCGTGATCCCTTAACTGGAGAGAACGTGCTCTATGGTGAAGATGGCAAGGCACTGAACCCCTGCGGCTCATTTACCTACGAGCCCGAAGGCGCGCTCAGCCCCGAGGAATATGACAAAGTGGTTTACGACTTGGTAAACTTCTTGGAGTACATGGGCGAGCCAGCCCAGGCTGACCGCAAGCGCATCGGTGTATACGTGCTGTTATTTATCGTCTTGTTCGGCGTATTTGCCTATCTGCTTAACCGCGAGTACTGGAAAGACGTGCACTAA